Proteins encoded within one genomic window of Bacteroides sedimenti:
- a CDS encoding DUF6970 domain-containing protein — protein MKRLLFLGIIVMMALISCEKSHPDNGIPECIESKIKELSTSVLAGKDANVTEYRFQWKRVYLFDPAMCCDMPSPVFDSNCNYLGSLGGFAGNTMINGEDFSKAKFIKIIWHK, from the coding sequence ATGAAAAGGTTACTATTCCTGGGAATTATTGTAATGATGGCACTTATAAGCTGTGAGAAATCACATCCGGATAATGGAATTCCCGAATGCATTGAGAGTAAGATAAAGGAATTAAGCACCTCAGTGCTGGCTGGTAAGGATGCAAATGTCACGGAATACAGATTTCAATGGAAAAGAGTTTATCTCTTTGATCCGGCGATGTGCTGTGATATGCCGAGTCCGGTGTTTGATTCAAACTGTAACTACCTGGGAAGTCTTGGAGGATTTGCTGGAAATACCATGATTAACGGCGAAGATTTTTCGAAAGCGAAATTCATTAAAATCATTTGGCATAAATAA
- a CDS encoding AGE family epimerase/isomerase — MNFKNLAKQYKDELLNSVLPFWIENSQDKEFGGYYTCLERDGSVFDTDKFIWLQGREVWLFSMLYNKVEKRQEWLDCAVQGGEFLRKYGHDGNYNWYFVLDRKGNPLVEPYNIFSYTFATMAFGQLSLATGNKEYAEIAKKTFDIILSKVENPKGKWNKVYSGTRDLKNFALPMILCNLALEIEPLLDKDFLDKTIETCIHEVMDVFYRPELGGIIIENVTTDGKLSDCFDGRLVNPGHSIEAMWFIMDLGKRLNRPDLIEKAKNTTLTMVNYGWDKEFGGIFYFKDRLGNPTQQLEWDQKLWWVHIETMISLLKGYQLTGSEECLEWFEKVHNYVWTHFKDPQYPEWFGYLNRRGEVLLPLKGGKWKGCFHVPRGLYQCWQVLDQLE; from the coding sequence ATGAACTTTAAAAATTTGGCAAAACAATACAAGGATGAACTATTGAATAGTGTTCTTCCTTTTTGGATTGAAAACTCACAGGATAAAGAGTTTGGTGGTTATTACACTTGTCTGGAAAGAGACGGTTCAGTTTTTGATACCGATAAATTCATATGGCTTCAAGGAAGGGAAGTATGGCTTTTTTCCATGTTGTATAACAAAGTGGAAAAAAGACAAGAATGGTTGGATTGTGCCGTGCAAGGAGGTGAATTCCTGAGAAAGTACGGTCATGATGGCAATTATAACTGGTATTTCGTTCTCGACCGTAAAGGAAATCCTCTGGTTGAACCTTACAATATCTTTTCGTACACTTTTGCCACTATGGCTTTCGGACAACTTAGTCTGGCTACAGGTAATAAAGAATATGCTGAAATTGCCAAGAAAACATTTGATATTATCCTTTCTAAAGTTGAAAATCCCAAAGGTAAATGGAATAAGGTATATTCCGGAACTCGAGATTTGAAGAACTTTGCCCTTCCAATGATACTTTGTAACCTGGCACTGGAGATCGAGCCTTTGCTTGATAAAGATTTCCTGGATAAGACGATTGAAACGTGCATTCATGAAGTGATGGATGTTTTTTATCGCCCAGAGTTGGGGGGAATCATTATTGAGAATGTAACCACAGATGGTAAATTATCAGACTGTTTTGATGGGAGATTGGTTAATCCAGGACACTCTATCGAAGCCATGTGGTTTATCATGGATCTGGGTAAGCGCCTGAATCGTCCCGATTTGATTGAAAAAGCGAAAAATACCACTCTAACCATGGTAAATTATGGCTGGGATAAAGAGTTCGGAGGAATATTCTACTTCAAAGATCGCCTAGGTAATCCTACACAACAATTGGAATGGGACCAGAAACTTTGGTGGGTGCATATTGAAACCATGATTTCCTTGCTAAAGGGTTACCAATTAACTGGCTCGGAAGAGTGTCTTGAATGGTTTGAAAAAGTGCATAATTACGTTTGGACTCACTTTAAAGATCCACAATATCCCGAGTGGTTTGGCTACCTGAATCGTCGTGGTGAGGTTCTTCTGCCACTAAAAGGCGGGAAATGGAAAGGCTGTTTCCACGTTCCGCGCGGACTTTACCAATGCTGGCAAGTATTAGATCAGCTAGAATAA
- a CDS encoding DUF4434 domain-containing protein, giving the protein MKKTKINAVLSSNRMFIFILLIISFISLQNLFSKPSIVSSKDVDGKNLICGTIEDKSCKGLPKLKFNAGKFKIIQFTDIHWVKGSGYKKYNDSTLVLMRSLIKKEQPDLVIITGDVIVSWGATEEWKEVTLPMVEAKVPFAVTFGNHDTETDLTKLQALEVLKTIPYNITYNAEGGISGAGNCVLPIQSSDGSQNKWLLYLFDSHSYPKNKMFGVYDWIKPDQIEWYRNQRDFYAKENGKVLPSLAFFHIPLPEYDQILRINSAIGTKEEAVCSANINCGLFSSFLEKKDLMGVFVGHDHNNDYLVDANGEISLAFGRKTGYAPAYKEVLERGGRVINLYEDELCFNTYIETLNGILNEYTFEQKNRARSYPIAEGSFIQESLVKNWDDDQWFQELKTLKEAGMKYLIFAPTLLVDKNGRSTYLYPSSYAGKNEKPSKDLLELCLRNAKKCGLKVFVGLNMNDKWWSVDFTPDWLYQQMKNGNKIADELVALYKKKYGDTMYGWYWVWEVDNLHANTEENQFILANALNINLDHLNRLTPDMPFMLSPFVNQKLGTAAENRKIWESVFARTHFKNGDIFSPQDCVGAGGLEIETLPEWFSNIRQAVNTKPGLKFWANVEIFDQRFWTTASLGRFRKQLDAVNPYVNKIITFAYSHYYSPLQVNKQYHNAYMEYCNTGELPKLSAPDPVSESTLKINKNGRAALKWKSPENKTNLLGYYIYKDGNLLVNIPYNESASIIEYVDKNKFQNNLYEISTYNANGNESMKISVQKL; this is encoded by the coding sequence ATGAAAAAAACGAAAATTAATGCAGTCCTTTCTAGCAATAGGATGTTTATATTCATTTTATTGATAATCTCTTTCATTTCTTTGCAGAACCTTTTTTCAAAGCCTTCGATTGTCAGTAGTAAAGATGTTGATGGAAAGAATCTCATATGTGGAACAATAGAAGATAAAAGTTGTAAGGGACTGCCTAAATTAAAATTTAATGCTGGAAAATTCAAGATAATTCAGTTTACGGATATTCATTGGGTAAAAGGGAGCGGGTATAAAAAATACAATGATAGTACCTTGGTTCTGATGAGAAGTCTAATTAAAAAAGAGCAGCCCGATCTTGTAATTATTACCGGAGATGTTATTGTATCCTGGGGAGCAACGGAAGAATGGAAAGAGGTGACTTTGCCTATGGTAGAAGCCAAAGTTCCTTTTGCTGTAACTTTTGGTAATCATGATACTGAAACAGACCTAACAAAGTTGCAGGCTTTGGAGGTGCTGAAAACAATTCCTTACAATATTACATACAATGCCGAGGGAGGGATTTCGGGAGCGGGAAATTGTGTTCTTCCTATCCAATCTTCGGATGGTAGCCAGAATAAATGGCTTCTTTATCTCTTTGATTCTCATTCTTATCCAAAAAATAAGATGTTTGGAGTCTATGACTGGATAAAGCCTGATCAGATTGAATGGTATCGTAATCAGAGGGATTTCTATGCAAAAGAGAATGGAAAAGTGCTTCCTTCACTCGCTTTTTTTCATATCCCTCTTCCTGAATATGATCAAATCTTGAGAATTAATTCCGCGATAGGTACGAAAGAGGAAGCAGTCTGTTCTGCCAATATAAATTGTGGCCTTTTCTCTTCCTTTCTCGAGAAGAAGGATTTGATGGGCGTATTTGTGGGGCACGATCATAACAATGATTATTTAGTAGATGCCAATGGAGAAATCTCTCTTGCTTTTGGCAGGAAAACAGGTTATGCTCCAGCATACAAAGAAGTATTGGAAAGAGGTGGACGAGTAATAAATTTGTATGAAGATGAACTATGTTTTAACACTTATATTGAGACGTTGAATGGAATATTGAATGAGTATACCTTCGAACAGAAAAATCGTGCTCGCTCTTACCCGATTGCAGAGGGATCTTTCATTCAAGAATCCCTGGTAAAAAATTGGGATGATGATCAATGGTTTCAGGAGTTGAAAACCTTAAAAGAGGCAGGAATGAAATACCTCATTTTTGCACCTACATTATTAGTTGATAAAAATGGCCGGAGTACATACCTTTATCCAAGTTCTTATGCTGGGAAAAATGAGAAACCTTCGAAAGATCTTCTGGAATTATGCCTTCGTAATGCAAAAAAGTGTGGACTTAAAGTCTTCGTTGGATTAAATATGAATGATAAATGGTGGTCGGTTGATTTTACACCCGATTGGCTTTATCAACAGATGAAAAATGGAAATAAAATAGCCGATGAATTAGTAGCTCTTTATAAGAAAAAATATGGTGATACTATGTATGGCTGGTATTGGGTATGGGAGGTAGATAATTTACATGCCAACACAGAAGAAAATCAGTTTATTCTTGCGAATGCGTTGAATATAAATTTGGACCATCTAAATAGGCTAACTCCCGATATGCCATTCATGCTTTCTCCTTTTGTAAATCAGAAACTTGGCACTGCAGCTGAGAACCGCAAAATTTGGGAATCAGTTTTTGCCAGGACGCATTTTAAAAACGGAGACATCTTCTCACCTCAGGATTGCGTTGGAGCAGGAGGGTTAGAAATTGAAACACTTCCTGAATGGTTCTCTAATATTCGACAGGCGGTTAATACAAAACCCGGTTTGAAATTTTGGGCAAATGTAGAGATCTTTGATCAAAGGTTTTGGACGACAGCCTCTCTTGGACGTTTTAGGAAACAGCTGGATGCAGTGAATCCTTATGTAAATAAAATCATAACATTTGCGTATAGCCATTATTATAGTCCTTTGCAAGTGAACAAGCAATACCATAATGCCTATATGGAGTATTGCAACACGGGCGAACTTCCCAAGTTGTCTGCCCCGGATCCGGTCTCCGAATCAACTCTTAAAATCAATAAGAATGGAAGAGCAGCTTTAAAATGGAAATCACCTGAAAATAAGACGAATTTATTGGGGTATTATATCTATAAAGATGGAAATCTGCTAGTAAATATCCCTTATAATGAAAGTGCTTCAATTATTGAATATGTTGATAAAAATAAGTTCCAGAATAACTTATATGAGATATCGACATATAATGCTAATGGAAATGAATCGATGAAAATCAGTGTGCAAAAACTATAG
- a CDS encoding sugar porter family MFS transporter, with translation MKSTLNIGYVLFLSLVAALGGFLFGYDTAVISGTITQVTSIFSLDPIQQGWYVGCALIGSIFGVLFAGVLSDKFGRKKTMILSAVLFSVSGIGCAISANFYELVVYRVIGGIGIGVVSIISPLYISEVSVAKYRGRLVSLYQLAVTIGFLGAYLVNYGLLQYSQNGAAQLDYPVMQKIFHTEVWRGMLGMESLPALLFFLVIFFIPESPRWLILKRKELLAQDILKHIYGNERDAQYELNETRQVSKSDNKSEWLSIFKPGIFKAILIGVSIAILGQFMGVNAVLYYGPTIFEKSGLSGGDSLFYQVLVGVVNMLTTVLAMTIIDKVGRKKLVYYGVTGMIVSLIMIAFYFIEGEALAIPNVFLLICFLAYIFCCAVSICAVIFVLLSEMYPIKVRGLAMSVAGFSLWVGTYLIGQLTPWMLENLTPAGTFILFAIMCVPYILIVWKLVPETTGKSLEEIERIWEKEPLLTNSVSEEIYTM, from the coding sequence ATGAAATCAACATTAAATATTGGGTATGTTCTCTTTCTTTCACTTGTGGCTGCATTGGGAGGTTTTCTTTTTGGTTACGACACAGCAGTTATTTCAGGTACAATTACTCAGGTTACCTCTATTTTCTCTCTTGATCCCATTCAACAAGGGTGGTATGTGGGATGTGCACTGATAGGCTCTATCTTCGGTGTTCTTTTTGCTGGCGTTTTAAGCGACAAATTTGGGAGAAAAAAAACGATGATTCTCTCTGCAGTTCTGTTCTCTGTTTCAGGCATTGGTTGTGCTATATCGGCCAATTTCTATGAATTAGTTGTTTACCGTGTGATTGGGGGAATTGGTATTGGGGTAGTTTCTATTATTTCTCCTCTTTATATATCTGAAGTTTCTGTAGCTAAATACAGAGGTAGGCTGGTATCACTTTATCAGTTGGCTGTGACTATTGGGTTTTTGGGCGCATATCTTGTTAATTATGGTTTGTTGCAATACTCTCAGAATGGAGCAGCTCAACTAGATTACCCGGTAATGCAGAAAATATTCCATACTGAAGTGTGGAGAGGTATGTTAGGAATGGAATCTCTTCCAGCCTTGCTATTCTTTTTAGTTATTTTCTTTATCCCTGAAAGTCCTCGTTGGTTAATCCTGAAAAGAAAAGAGTTGTTGGCTCAGGATATTCTAAAGCATATATATGGTAATGAGAGAGATGCACAATACGAACTGAACGAAACCCGCCAGGTGTCAAAGTCGGATAACAAATCGGAATGGCTTTCAATTTTCAAACCTGGTATCTTCAAAGCAATACTGATTGGGGTGTCCATCGCTATTTTGGGACAGTTCATGGGTGTTAATGCAGTACTGTATTACGGGCCTACTATTTTTGAGAAAAGCGGACTTTCCGGAGGAGACTCTCTGTTCTATCAGGTGCTTGTGGGTGTTGTAAATATGTTGACGACCGTTTTAGCCATGACAATCATCGACAAGGTAGGCCGGAAAAAGTTGGTTTACTATGGAGTGACAGGTATGATTGTTTCCTTGATTATGATAGCCTTTTATTTTATCGAAGGCGAGGCATTGGCAATTCCGAATGTATTCCTTCTTATTTGTTTTCTGGCTTACATTTTTTGTTGTGCCGTATCAATTTGTGCTGTCATATTTGTATTGCTTTCGGAGATGTACCCCATCAAAGTGAGAGGATTGGCGATGTCTGTTGCCGGATTTTCGTTATGGGTTGGCACCTATCTGATAGGTCAGCTTACTCCCTGGATGCTTGAGAACCTGACTCCGGCCGGAACGTTTATCTTATTTGCCATAATGTGCGTGCCATACATCTTGATTGTATGGAAACTGGTTCCTGAAACAACTGGAAAATCTCTCGAAGAGATTGAAAGGATATGGGAAAAAGAACCCCTTTTAACAAATAGTGTTTCTGAAGAAATCTACACTATGTAG
- a CDS encoding SusC/RagA family TonB-linked outer membrane protein, which translates to MKKWKESFRTFQHFKAGLLLMLMSLSAMAVYAQSGTVKGTVFDENGEPFIGVSVAEKGTKNGTITDIDGKYAISVRDLKNAVLKFSFIGHETIEEAVKGRKVIDVKITTSVTVLNEVVAIGYGNVKKRDLTGSIASVKSEDILRTAPATINQALQGKIAGVLVSQSDGAPGAGISIQIRGANSFTTSAEPLYVIDGVPFNTGNAPDTDYATKQTNNPLSLINPRDVKSIEVLKDASATAIYGSRGANGVILITTKNGSEGRTKIELSANYGVSKPVKLIEVLNASEYAQFRNEETIMGYKYDGKDYVSDESLPFPIPGRWTFEKLKDPNTGQIVNVDSTYLPSPQDFANGYMNNGTDWQKQIYQTAFSQDYNLSLSGGDKKGQYMLSMGMLDQQGIILKSYFKRYTVRSNINRKVTDWFEIGNNLTASKSLNRMARTNTETYGIVNDAIGFNPTRNIYDPDQPSGYSEDFSNGLSNPYLYVRTAKNLLESMNLYNSTYATITFNKHLNFRQNLGYGYSQSKRNQYYNRYISGGVAPTNGYASQADDYYESVTTESLLSFNMDINKAHHVDAVAGWSYENVNWGGKSMSGSGFANDLNEENNMYAAIVQNKNYSNKGKTSLMSYLGRVNYILLDKYLLTASFRRDGSSRLANHRWSNFASGAVAWRLSEEKFIKNLNIFDNLKLRFSYGQTGNQSVNAYATRSRFTVQQYPVNGALTNGFAEDRWGGPAAPNLKWETTDQYNIGMDVGFFDNRVNFVFDVYRKKTHDLLQYVYTDMSSGFLSMASNYGNVQNEGLEISGNFLIVKDRDFTWRMDANMSFNRNKVGGLNSDQFSDVCWGLESMFLRRNGEPIGVIYGYQEDGYFDNEAEVRANPLYKNESDAKIKSMIGQVKYKDNNGDGIIDNKDKAIIGNTNPDFTYGITNTITYKDFILSFFLQGTKGNDILNVNMKNYDMASTTNMPKFVWDNRWTESNRENAQFPRADITYTRSLKASDRFVENGEYLRMKNVSLTYRFNNPIKEIEAVNLTFAVNNLFTITKYRWYDPDVNTFGSDTSRRGVDMDSYPSARTFNLGIQVTF; encoded by the coding sequence ATGAAAAAATGGAAAGAATCATTCAGGACTTTTCAGCATTTTAAAGCAGGTTTGCTTTTAATGTTGATGTCTCTCTCTGCAATGGCTGTCTATGCACAATCAGGAACTGTAAAAGGGACTGTTTTTGATGAAAATGGAGAACCGTTCATAGGGGTTTCTGTAGCAGAAAAAGGTACAAAAAATGGTACTATTACTGACATTGATGGTAAATACGCAATTAGTGTCAGAGATTTAAAAAATGCTGTTTTAAAGTTCTCTTTTATTGGTCACGAAACAATAGAAGAAGCTGTAAAAGGACGGAAAGTAATTGATGTAAAAATAACAACATCGGTCACAGTTCTCAATGAAGTTGTTGCTATTGGTTATGGTAACGTAAAGAAAAGAGATTTGACAGGTTCTATCGCTTCTGTGAAAAGTGAAGATATCTTGAGAACGGCTCCTGCAACCATTAATCAGGCATTACAAGGAAAGATTGCAGGTGTTTTGGTAAGTCAGTCTGACGGTGCACCTGGTGCAGGGATTAGCATTCAGATTCGAGGGGCAAACTCATTTACAACCAGTGCAGAACCTTTGTATGTGATTGATGGGGTACCTTTTAACACAGGCAATGCTCCTGACACCGATTATGCTACCAAGCAAACCAATAATCCATTGAGTTTAATTAACCCGCGCGATGTTAAATCCATAGAGGTTCTGAAAGATGCCTCTGCAACAGCAATTTATGGTTCGCGTGGTGCAAATGGCGTTATCTTGATTACAACTAAAAATGGGAGTGAAGGAAGAACAAAGATCGAATTGAGTGCAAATTATGGTGTATCAAAACCTGTTAAGTTGATCGAAGTTCTGAACGCCTCTGAATATGCACAATTCAGAAATGAAGAAACCATCATGGGATACAAGTATGATGGAAAAGATTATGTGTCAGATGAATCATTACCATTTCCAATCCCTGGCCGATGGACTTTTGAGAAGCTAAAAGATCCCAATACTGGTCAAATTGTGAATGTAGACAGTACTTATCTTCCAAGTCCACAGGATTTTGCAAATGGATATATGAATAATGGTACAGACTGGCAGAAACAGATTTATCAGACAGCTTTTTCTCAAGATTATAATCTGAGTTTATCTGGTGGTGATAAAAAAGGACAATATATGCTTTCGATGGGAATGCTGGATCAACAAGGAATTATTCTCAAATCTTATTTTAAAAGATATACTGTAAGATCAAACATTAACCGCAAGGTGACAGATTGGTTTGAGATAGGAAACAATCTGACTGCATCAAAGTCTCTGAATCGTATGGCTCGTACAAATACGGAAACTTATGGAATTGTTAATGATGCAATAGGTTTTAATCCGACAAGAAATATTTATGATCCAGATCAGCCATCTGGTTATTCAGAAGATTTTTCTAATGGATTATCAAATCCATATCTTTATGTTCGGACTGCAAAAAATTTATTGGAGTCAATGAATTTATACAACTCAACATATGCTACGATTACATTTAATAAACATCTTAATTTCAGACAGAATTTAGGTTATGGATATAGTCAGAGTAAACGTAATCAGTATTACAATAGATATATCAGCGGTGGAGTGGCACCGACCAATGGTTACGCTTCGCAGGCTGATGACTATTATGAAAGTGTGACAACAGAATCATTGCTTTCATTTAATATGGATATTAATAAAGCACATCATGTTGACGCAGTTGCCGGTTGGTCATATGAAAATGTGAATTGGGGTGGAAAAAGCATGAGTGGTTCTGGATTTGCTAATGACCTTAACGAAGAAAACAATATGTACGCAGCTATAGTTCAAAACAAAAACTATTCAAATAAAGGAAAGACATCACTGATGTCTTATCTGGGACGTGTAAACTACATATTGCTTGATAAGTATTTGCTTACTGCTTCTTTCCGTAGAGATGGATCAAGCCGTTTAGCAAACCATCGTTGGTCTAACTTTGCTTCTGGAGCTGTAGCATGGCGTTTGTCAGAAGAAAAGTTTATTAAAAACCTAAACATTTTTGATAATCTGAAGCTGAGATTTAGCTACGGACAAACAGGTAATCAAAGTGTTAACGCTTATGCAACACGGTCCAGATTTACTGTTCAACAGTATCCTGTTAATGGGGCTCTTACCAATGGATTTGCAGAAGATCGTTGGGGAGGACCGGCTGCTCCGAATTTGAAGTGGGAAACAACAGATCAATATAATATTGGTATGGATGTTGGCTTCTTTGATAATAGGGTGAATTTTGTATTCGATGTTTATAGAAAGAAAACTCACGACCTGTTGCAATATGTATATACTGACATGTCATCTGGATTCCTTTCTATGGCATCTAATTATGGAAACGTTCAAAACGAAGGGCTTGAAATTTCAGGTAATTTCTTAATTGTTAAAGACAGAGATTTTACATGGAGGATGGATGCAAATATGTCTTTTAACCGAAACAAAGTTGGTGGATTGAACTCTGATCAGTTTTCTGATGTTTGCTGGGGATTGGAAAGTATGTTCCTGAGACGAAACGGAGAACCTATTGGTGTTATATACGGATATCAGGAAGATGGATATTTTGACAATGAAGCGGAAGTAAGAGCAAATCCATTGTACAAAAATGAATCAGATGCTAAAATCAAGAGTATGATTGGTCAGGTTAAGTATAAAGACAATAATGGTGATGGAATTATTGACAATAAAGATAAAGCTATTATTGGTAATACTAATCCGGATTTTACTTATGGTATAACAAATACTATTACTTATAAAGATTTTATTCTGAGCTTCTTTTTACAAGGCACAAAGGGTAATGATATCTTGAATGTTAACATGAAAAATTATGATATGGCTTCAACTACTAATATGCCGAAATTTGTATGGGATAACAGGTGGACTGAATCTAATAGAGAAAATGCACAATTCCCTAGAGCAGACATTACCTACACACGAAGTTTGAAAGCCTCTGATCGATTCGTTGAAAATGGAGAGTATTTACGTATGAAAAATGTAAGTTTAACTTATAGGTTTAATAATCCGATCAAGGAAATTGAAGCTGTAAATCTAACTTTTGCTGTTAACAATCTCTTTACAATTACCAAATACCGCTGGTATGATCCTGATGTAAACACTTTTGGAAGTGATACTTCTCGTCGGGGTGTTGATATGGATTCATATCCAAGTGCCAGAACATTTAATCTGGGTATTCAGGTGACTTTCTAA
- a CDS encoding RagB/SusD family nutrient uptake outer membrane protein: MKYNILKYIAATFILVAGSSCSDVLDEKAYTFVSGDNLIAAKSYKELVSGAYNAMSFGFEWGNYHTIANFDTDYQTGPTWAFGDIGAGNFYENGSNINFYKYYYQCIHRAQYHSYLINQMDIPEKEKNNAMGELAFLCAWSYFNLVQYYGDLPLFKKSVSEGGDFNLPRSPIKDVYAYIIDELKFAETAMYSTHDAEFVKGHVSRGAAKALLAKVYCTIGSASMAKGNKISVMEGVPFYFDDNNNKVRVPYPSKQTFEKDLVAGYESFDSKAYYKLAMDKAKELIDLGDFDLYSSQQELWNPASKNGKEFIFSLQTLAGNDVLSNYVATDYAGYYKENGQMSSGYYVQRDHWYQLFDDTDERITWGVIHRTPFNYVESTGQLQWSYYPAKDSVKVRLGIDGYKTTDILRYDAHLYGSKLMKFRQVSVPLDGKRTDYNWPFIRYAEVLLLYAEAANEVNGGPTNEAITQVEKLNNRNKSKKVSEIGVINPWTQESFRSYILQERVKEFAAEGIRRFDLLRWGIYLQTMNSIGGVDENGVIKRREQRHLLLPLPADVVNVNPYIETNNPGW; this comes from the coding sequence ATGAAATATAATATTTTAAAATACATCGCAGCAACATTTATACTTGTAGCGGGAAGTTCATGTTCAGACGTACTTGATGAAAAGGCTTATACTTTTGTATCAGGAGATAATCTGATTGCTGCAAAGAGTTATAAAGAACTTGTTTCAGGTGCATACAATGCAATGAGTTTTGGTTTTGAGTGGGGGAATTACCATACGATAGCAAACTTTGATACAGATTATCAAACTGGTCCGACGTGGGCGTTTGGTGACATCGGTGCGGGTAATTTCTATGAAAATGGCTCTAACATAAACTTTTATAAATATTATTACCAATGTATTCATAGAGCGCAGTACCATTCTTATTTGATAAACCAGATGGATATTCCTGAAAAGGAGAAAAATAATGCAATGGGTGAATTGGCTTTTCTATGTGCATGGTCTTATTTCAACCTGGTTCAGTACTATGGTGATCTGCCTTTGTTTAAAAAATCAGTTTCAGAAGGAGGTGATTTCAACTTGCCTCGTTCTCCGATAAAGGATGTTTATGCATATATCATTGATGAATTGAAATTTGCTGAAACTGCTATGTATTCCACTCATGATGCCGAATTTGTAAAAGGTCATGTATCCCGTGGGGCAGCGAAGGCATTGTTGGCAAAAGTATACTGTACTATCGGTTCAGCTTCTATGGCTAAAGGGAATAAGATTTCTGTGATGGAAGGAGTTCCTTTCTATTTCGATGATAATAATAACAAAGTGCGGGTGCCATATCCCTCAAAACAAACATTCGAAAAAGATCTGGTAGCCGGTTATGAAAGCTTCGATTCAAAAGCTTATTATAAATTGGCAATGGACAAAGCAAAGGAACTTATTGACTTAGGTGATTTTGATCTTTATTCATCACAACAGGAGTTGTGGAATCCGGCAAGTAAAAATGGGAAAGAATTTATTTTCTCTCTCCAGACACTGGCTGGTAATGATGTTTTGAGTAATTATGTTGCTACTGATTATGCCGGATACTATAAAGAAAATGGTCAAATGTCTTCTGGTTATTATGTACAACGTGATCATTGGTACCAACTCTTTGATGATACAGATGAACGAATCACATGGGGAGTGATACACCGTACTCCATTTAATTATGTTGAATCAACAGGCCAGCTTCAATGGAGCTATTATCCTGCGAAAGATAGTGTGAAGGTCAGATTGGGTATTGATGGATACAAAACTACCGATATTTTAAGGTATGATGCACACTTGTATGGTTCTAAACTGATGAAATTCAGGCAGGTCTCAGTGCCATTAGATGGCAAAAGAACTGATTATAACTGGCCATTTATTCGCTATGCTGAAGTTCTGTTGCTTTACGCAGAGGCTGCTAATGAAGTTAATGGAGGACCTACAAACGAAGCAATTACACAGGTTGAAAAACTAAATAATCGAAACAAGAGCAAAAAAGTTTCGGAAATTGGAGTTATAAATCCTTGGACACAAGAATCATTCCGTTCATACATTCTTCAAGAAAGAGTAAAAGAATTTGCTGCAGAAGGTATTCGCCGATTTGATTTATTGCGTTGGGGGATCTATCTCCAAACAATGAATTCCATTGGTGGAGTAGATGAAAATGGAGTTATTAAAAGACGTGAACAAAGACATCTTTTGTTACCATTGCCAGCTGATGTTGTAAATGTAAATCCATATATTGAAACAAACAACCCGGGGTGGTAA